One Leptolyngbya sp. SIO1E4 genomic region harbors:
- a CDS encoding pyridoxamine 5'-phosphate oxidase family protein, protein MLLAPWRSPLARALHRNRSRPYSRYPQLATVRPNGRPANRTVVFRGFRPETNCLIFVTDIRSAKIRHLRENPTAELCWYFPQTREQFRFGGTVQVITQSATDQVSCQVYQQAWEALSAKAKQQFAWPHPGKARAIDAFKEVPLDSQKPLDMFAVLVLDADTVDHLELKGNPQNRHQYRRHTEGTWEVLSINP, encoded by the coding sequence ATGTTGCTTGCTCCTTGGCGTTCTCCTTTAGCCCGTGCCCTACACCGCAATCGCAGCCGTCCATACAGCCGGTACCCTCAGCTGGCTACGGTTAGACCCAATGGACGACCAGCGAATCGCACAGTTGTGTTTCGAGGATTTCGACCAGAAACAAACTGCCTTATCTTTGTGACCGATATTCGCAGTGCCAAGATACGGCACCTGAGAGAAAATCCTACTGCTGAGTTGTGCTGGTACTTTCCCCAAACGCGTGAACAGTTTCGCTTCGGTGGAACAGTCCAGGTGATTACCCAATCAGCAACGGATCAAGTCTCCTGCCAGGTCTATCAACAGGCTTGGGAGGCGTTGTCTGCCAAAGCAAAACAGCAATTTGCCTGGCCTCATCCTGGGAAAGCCAGAGCAATAGATGCATTTAAGGAAGTTCCCCTTGATTCTCAGAAACCACTCGATATGTTTGCAGTTCTGGTACTTGATGCCGATACCGTTGATCACCTAGAGCTTAAGGGGAACCCACAAAATCGTCACCAGTATCGGCGTCATACAGAGGGTACTTGGGAGGTATTGTCGATTAATCCCTAA
- the cysE gene encoding serine O-acetyltransferase, giving the protein MFKGFKALRADFQIVFERDPAARNWLEVMFCYPGLQSLLLHRLAHWLWNLGLPFIPRLVSHVGRFLTGIEIHPGASVGHGVFIDHGMGVVIGETAIVGNYSLIYQGVTLGGTGKESGKRHPTLGENVVVGAGAKVLGNIQIGNNVRIGAGSVVLREVPSDCTVVGVPGRVVYRAGERVGPLEHGRLPDSEAQVIRTLVDRIEALEQQLEMVKADREQPALVSAAPQKSCRLEDRVITEFLDGAGI; this is encoded by the coding sequence GTGTTTAAGGGGTTTAAGGCATTGCGGGCTGATTTCCAAATCGTGTTTGAACGCGATCCAGCGGCCCGCAACTGGTTAGAGGTGATGTTTTGCTATCCTGGCCTGCAATCACTTTTACTGCACAGGCTAGCCCATTGGCTCTGGAACTTAGGTCTGCCATTCATTCCCCGTCTTGTGTCCCATGTTGGCCGGTTTTTGACCGGGATTGAAATCCACCCGGGGGCCTCTGTTGGTCACGGCGTATTTATCGACCATGGGATGGGGGTTGTCATTGGCGAGACTGCCATTGTCGGAAATTACAGTCTGATTTATCAAGGGGTCACCCTGGGCGGAACTGGCAAAGAGTCTGGCAAGCGTCACCCAACTTTGGGTGAAAATGTGGTCGTAGGCGCTGGGGCAAAGGTTCTCGGCAATATTCAAATTGGCAATAACGTCCGGATTGGGGCGGGTTCAGTTGTGCTTCGTGAAGTGCCGTCTGATTGCACCGTAGTCGGTGTTCCTGGCAGAGTTGTTTACCGAGCTGGAGAGCGCGTTGGCCCCCTAGAGCATGGCCGCTTACCTGACTCAGAGGCTCAGGTTATTCGAACCTTAGTTGATCGCATCGAAGCCTTAGAGCAGCAGCTTGAAATGGTGAAAGCAGATAGAGAGCAGCCAGCGCTGGTCAGCGCTGCCCCTCAAAAAAGCTGTCGCCTTGAAGATCGGGTGATTACTGAATTTCTAGATGGCGCTGGCATCTAA
- a CDS encoding polymer-forming cytoskeletal protein, with protein sequence MFRRKSAPLLTYLSQKTEFEGILHAEGMVRVDGVIHGTVEVQGDLEISSTGLVEGPEVKAKNIMVQGVLKARVIAEGKITLSRTARLEGDVVAGALEIEAGAYYMGYIETRDAKTLPPSRELPELYGTVDTPTLNP encoded by the coding sequence ATGTTCAGGCGCAAATCAGCACCCTTATTGACATATCTCAGCCAGAAGACAGAGTTTGAGGGGATTTTGCATGCAGAAGGCATGGTTCGGGTAGATGGTGTGATTCATGGGACTGTTGAAGTGCAGGGTGATTTAGAAATCTCATCTACTGGACTCGTTGAAGGGCCTGAAGTGAAGGCCAAGAATATTATGGTGCAAGGGGTTCTCAAGGCTCGCGTGATCGCAGAAGGCAAGATCACCTTGAGCCGCACAGCTCGTCTAGAAGGCGATGTTGTAGCAGGTGCCTTAGAAATTGAAGCGGGAGCCTATTATATGGGCTACATCGAAACGCGAGATGCCAAGACTTTGCCACCTTCGAGGGAGTTGCCAGAACTTTACGGTACTGTTGATACGCCCACATTGAATCCTTAA